A single region of the Streptomyces caelestis genome encodes:
- a CDS encoding baeRF3 domain-containing protein, with protein sequence MEHVLSPATLAELRRPRPYPAVSVLTPTHRRDPYNPQDQVRLRTSVAEAKRQLEADPAVGRERRADVARHLDQALSEVDLTHAEDGLVIFAAAGEHQVWSLARSVPERVVLSDTFLTRNLVSAQTAERPFWLLSLSADRATLWNGGVARVVEERAGGFPLTRRVENFDPERQHRVGDPPSAFREERTRQFLREADTAMSTVLREHPRPLYVTGPPAALALLDEVGSAAEGAVHVPHGGLAHGTPESVWQAIRPVIETEARRNTDAVTRTLETARGRREFAAGVDELWQSARDGRVRLLAVEENYRVTVRDAGDHVILAESDDLESREDIVDEIVEQCLETGADVRFVPDGALGEADGIAGVLRY encoded by the coding sequence ATGGAGCACGTTCTGAGTCCCGCGACCCTTGCCGAGCTGCGGCGCCCGCGCCCCTACCCCGCGGTCTCCGTGCTGACGCCGACCCACCGGCGCGATCCCTACAACCCCCAGGACCAGGTCCGGCTGCGCACTTCGGTGGCTGAGGCGAAGCGGCAACTGGAGGCCGATCCGGCGGTCGGCCGCGAACGGCGGGCCGACGTCGCCCGGCACCTCGACCAGGCCCTGTCCGAGGTCGATCTGACGCACGCCGAGGACGGCCTGGTGATCTTCGCCGCTGCCGGCGAGCACCAGGTGTGGTCACTCGCCCGATCCGTGCCCGAACGCGTGGTGCTCTCGGACACCTTCCTCACCCGCAACCTCGTCTCCGCCCAGACGGCGGAGCGGCCGTTCTGGCTGCTGTCGCTCTCCGCCGACCGCGCCACCCTGTGGAACGGCGGCGTCGCCCGCGTCGTCGAGGAACGCGCCGGAGGCTTCCCGTTGACCCGCCGCGTGGAGAACTTCGATCCGGAGCGGCAGCATCGGGTCGGCGACCCGCCGAGCGCCTTCCGGGAGGAGCGCACCCGTCAGTTCCTGCGCGAGGCCGACACCGCGATGAGCACCGTCCTGCGCGAGCACCCGCGGCCGCTGTACGTCACCGGCCCGCCGGCCGCCCTCGCCCTGCTGGACGAGGTCGGCAGCGCCGCCGAGGGGGCGGTGCACGTCCCGCACGGCGGCCTCGCGCACGGGACTCCCGAGTCCGTGTGGCAGGCCATTCGGCCGGTGATCGAGACGGAGGCCCGCAGAAACACGGACGCCGTGACCCGCACCCTCGAAACGGCCCGCGGACGAAGGGAGTTCGCCGCGGGTGTCGACGAGCTCTGGCAGAGCGCCAGGGACGGCCGTGTGCGGCTGCTGGCCGTCGAGGAGAACTACCGCGTGACGGTCCGCGACGCCGGGGACCATGTGATCCTCGCCGAGAGCGACGATCTCGAGTCCCGGGAGGACATCGTGGACGAGATCGTCGAGCAGTGCCTGGAGACCGGAGCCGACGTCCGCTTCGTACCCGACGGCGCACTCGGCGAGGCGGACGGCATCGCAGGGGTCCTGCGGTACTGA
- a CDS encoding alpha/beta hydrolase, whose amino-acid sequence MLAKLSTRPSMRRCAVPCVAGLALLGAGLPATDGPGPGLARFYDQKVTWSACEGEDMPKDLQCGKVTVPLDYAEPGKGTLDLALARYRSTGKSRGSLLLNFGGPGGQGVGQLAMAGKDFMGLTNGYDVVGFDPRGVGRSSPVSCGNASDDPLDATDGNTGVADPQAVLEELRDAAAECTEHSGPVLPHIGTVNAARDLDVMRDALGDGKLNYLGFSYGSRLGAVYAAQFPDKVGRMVLDGVDTLTEPLSEQGVVTARGQQTALENFLAWCTEDIACPFGQNPREAREHVVQVVESLDRDPVPTDFGEAFSGQDFAGALTQGLYSRELWPSLQRAVAQLLEDGDTSRLEAFASGGVGRPPWRAAHGGLVDPQDVPLDNLQAALMAVNCADDPDRPAAEQVRRDLGRLRARYERASPVFGRYRLTQVLMCYGRPKGTDFIRDEVKDLDAPKMLLVGTRGDPATPYRWTVETAERLGSSAVVLDNRGEGHTGYGSSKCVHRKVDAFLLYGTLPPDGSSCGSDHDTE is encoded by the coding sequence ATGCTGGCCAAGCTGTCCACGCGCCCCTCGATGAGGCGCTGCGCGGTCCCCTGCGTGGCCGGGCTGGCCCTGCTGGGTGCGGGGCTGCCGGCCACGGACGGCCCCGGGCCCGGCCTGGCGCGCTTCTACGACCAGAAGGTCACGTGGTCGGCGTGCGAGGGCGAGGACATGCCGAAGGACCTCCAGTGCGGCAAGGTCACCGTTCCCCTCGACTACGCCGAACCCGGGAAAGGGACCCTCGATCTCGCCCTGGCCCGCTACCGGTCCACGGGGAAGTCCCGGGGCTCACTGCTGCTGAACTTCGGCGGACCGGGCGGTCAGGGCGTGGGCCAGCTCGCCATGGCCGGCAAGGACTTCATGGGCCTGACGAACGGCTACGACGTGGTCGGCTTCGACCCCCGGGGTGTCGGCCGCTCCTCGCCGGTCAGCTGCGGCAACGCCTCGGACGACCCACTGGACGCGACGGACGGCAACACGGGCGTGGCCGATCCGCAGGCGGTGCTCGAAGAGCTGCGCGACGCGGCGGCCGAGTGCACCGAGCACTCGGGCCCCGTCCTGCCCCACATCGGCACGGTGAACGCCGCCCGCGACCTGGACGTCATGCGCGACGCGCTCGGCGACGGCAAGCTCAACTACCTGGGCTTCTCCTACGGAAGCCGGCTGGGCGCGGTGTACGCGGCCCAGTTCCCCGACAAGGTCGGCAGGATGGTGCTGGACGGCGTCGACACGCTCACCGAGCCGCTGTCCGAGCAGGGTGTGGTCACCGCACGGGGTCAGCAGACCGCGCTGGAGAACTTCCTCGCCTGGTGCACGGAGGACATCGCCTGCCCGTTCGGGCAGAATCCGAGGGAGGCCAGGGAGCACGTCGTCCAGGTGGTCGAGTCGCTCGACCGGGACCCGGTGCCGACCGACTTCGGCGAGGCGTTCTCCGGCCAGGACTTCGCGGGTGCCCTCACGCAGGGGCTGTACAGCAGGGAGCTGTGGCCCTCGCTCCAGCGGGCCGTCGCGCAGCTGCTCGAGGACGGCGACACCAGCCGCCTGGAGGCCTTCGCATCCGGGGGTGTCGGCCGCCCGCCGTGGCGGGCGGCCCACGGCGGGCTCGTCGATCCACAGGACGTGCCCCTGGACAACCTGCAGGCGGCGCTGATGGCGGTCAACTGCGCGGACGATCCCGACCGCCCCGCAGCCGAGCAGGTGCGCAGGGACCTCGGCCGGCTGCGCGCACGGTACGAGCGGGCGTCGCCGGTCTTCGGCCGGTACCGGCTGACCCAGGTGCTGATGTGCTATGGCCGCCCCAAGGGCACCGACTTCATCCGTGACGAGGTCAAGGACCTCGACGCCCCGAAGATGCTGCTCGTCGGCACCCGGGGCGACCCTGCCACGCCGTACCGCTGGACGGTGGAGACGGCCGAGCGGCTCGGGTCGTCGGCGGTGGTGCTCGACAACCGGGGTGAGGGCCACACCGGCTACGGCTCCTCCAAGTGCGTGCACCGCAAGGTCGACGCGTTCCTGCTGTACGGCACGCTCCCACCGGACGGCAGTTCCTGCGGCTCCGACCACGACACCGAGTGA
- a CDS encoding chaplin gives MKRVTRNGVIAAAASGAMALTVPAYAGSGADGSAAGSPGVVSGNTVQVPVHVAVNVCGNTVNVVGLLNPAAGNSCANKDDGRAGRPGKPGGAVAEGSGKDSPGVVSGNGVQLPVDLPVNVTGNSVNVVGIGNASTGNESSNTPGDRPVRTHRPPEPAPRPSTPPRPHPAPEPAPHTVPRATGALAHTGTDHTLQAAAASAALVLGGVVLRRRFRSGADD, from the coding sequence ATGAAACGGGTTACCCGAAACGGTGTGATCGCCGCCGCCGCTTCTGGCGCGATGGCTCTGACCGTCCCCGCGTACGCCGGTTCCGGGGCGGACGGCTCGGCGGCCGGTTCGCCCGGGGTGGTCTCCGGCAACACCGTCCAGGTGCCGGTGCACGTCGCGGTGAACGTGTGCGGGAACACGGTGAACGTGGTGGGGCTCCTCAATCCCGCCGCGGGCAACAGCTGCGCGAACAAGGACGACGGGCGGGCCGGCCGGCCCGGCAAACCCGGCGGTGCGGTCGCGGAAGGCAGCGGAAAGGATTCACCGGGCGTGGTCTCCGGCAACGGCGTGCAACTGCCCGTCGACCTGCCGGTCAACGTCACCGGCAACTCCGTGAACGTGGTCGGCATCGGCAACGCGTCGACCGGCAACGAGTCCTCGAACACCCCGGGCGACCGCCCGGTCCGCACCCACCGCCCACCCGAGCCGGCCCCGAGGCCGTCCACACCACCCCGGCCTCACCCCGCCCCCGAACCGGCCCCGCACACCGTCCCCCGCGCCACCGGCGCCTTGGCCCACACGGGCACGGACCACACCCTCCAGGCCGCCGCGGCGAGCGCGGCACTGGTGCTCGGGGGAGTCGTCCTGCGCCGGCGGTTCCGCTCGGGGGCGGACGACTGA
- a CDS encoding class I SAM-dependent methyltransferase — MTTHNDDVDWDRWPVADYLRENYREVHPSDAAVIAHHSAFYRRFRPGAIARSVEFGAGPNLYPLILASGASRRIDAVEAGASNVTYLQDQICHRLDASWLPFHALCRRFNPDVPATLAAALAHVNVVHADVRTLPPGSYELASMHFVAEGATEDFAEFTDFCRTFVRTVEPGGHLVAAFMENMPTHRIGPASRWPGCPVSPATVAEVFTPLTRDLDVTHIDSDPTLPDYGDSGMVLMTGVAEAVRGHRSGHH, encoded by the coding sequence ATGACGACGCACAACGACGACGTGGACTGGGACCGCTGGCCGGTCGCCGACTACCTCCGGGAGAACTACCGCGAGGTGCATCCCTCGGACGCGGCCGTCATCGCGCACCACAGCGCGTTCTACCGCCGCTTCCGTCCCGGTGCCATCGCCCGCTCGGTGGAGTTCGGGGCGGGTCCCAACCTCTACCCGCTGATCCTCGCGTCCGGCGCGAGCCGCAGGATCGACGCCGTGGAGGCGGGCGCGAGCAACGTCACCTACCTCCAGGACCAGATCTGTCACCGCCTCGACGCGAGCTGGCTCCCCTTCCACGCGCTGTGCCGACGGTTCAACCCGGACGTGCCGGCGACCCTGGCCGCGGCGCTGGCGCATGTGAACGTCGTCCACGCCGACGTCCGGACCCTGCCCCCCGGCTCGTACGAACTCGCCTCCATGCACTTCGTCGCCGAGGGTGCCACGGAGGACTTCGCCGAGTTCACCGACTTCTGCCGCACCTTCGTCCGCACGGTCGAGCCGGGCGGCCACCTGGTCGCCGCGTTCATGGAGAACATGCCGACGCACCGCATCGGCCCGGCCTCCCGCTGGCCCGGCTGCCCGGTCAGCCCCGCGACCGTGGCCGAGGTCTTCACCCCCCTGACCCGCGACCTGGACGTGACCCACATCGACTCGGACCCGACCCTGCCGGACTACGGCGATTCCGGGATGGTGCTGATGACGGGGGTGGCGGAGGCGGTCCGAGGGCACCGGTCCGGCCATCACTGA
- a CDS encoding nucleoside deaminase, with protein sequence MVVKDTELPYLRRCVELAAEALAAGDEPFGSVLVGGDGTVLGEDHNRVASGDRTRHPEFELARWSAARLTPEERAAATVYTSGEHCPMCAAAHAWVGLGRIVYVASSEQLASWLSELGVPAPPVRTLPVHEVAPGVVVEGPVPELTEQVRELHVRFHRGRT encoded by the coding sequence ATGGTCGTGAAGGACACGGAACTGCCGTACCTGCGCCGCTGCGTGGAGCTCGCCGCCGAGGCGCTCGCGGCTGGGGACGAGCCGTTCGGTTCGGTCCTGGTCGGCGGGGACGGCACGGTCCTCGGCGAGGACCACAACCGGGTGGCCTCGGGCGATCGCACGCGGCACCCCGAGTTCGAGCTGGCGCGCTGGTCGGCGGCTCGTCTCACACCCGAGGAGCGGGCGGCGGCCACGGTCTACACCTCCGGCGAGCACTGCCCGATGTGTGCCGCCGCGCACGCCTGGGTCGGCCTGGGACGCATCGTCTACGTCGCCTCCTCTGAACAACTCGCCTCTTGGCTGAGCGAGTTGGGGGTCCCCGCGCCGCCGGTGCGGACACTCCCCGTTCACGAGGTCGCACCGGGTGTAGTCGTGGAGGGCCCGGTGCCGGAACTCACGGAACAGGTGAGGGAGTTGCACGTGCGGTTCCATCGGGGACGCACCTGA
- a CDS encoding GNAT family N-acetyltransferase, whose product MDHTALLALFDRELREGAWPDGPGARVERTGEVVRQVAAAPGWNGVLWSALDEAAADAAIAEQIAHYTGLGLDFEWKLYGHDRPADLGQRLRAAGFTPEPAETLMIGEIGELALDAEPPRGVRVEPVTDPAGVDLVADVHEKAFGADSSWLRDQLLARLSADPDTVVAVVAMAGREPVSAARMELVPGTRFAGLWGGGTVESWRGRGIYRTLVAHRARAAAARGYRYLQVDASSESRPILERLGFTPLTTTTPYVYTP is encoded by the coding sequence ATGGATCACACCGCGCTGCTCGCTCTGTTCGACCGCGAGCTGCGCGAGGGGGCGTGGCCGGACGGCCCCGGCGCCCGCGTCGAGCGGACCGGTGAGGTGGTGCGCCAGGTCGCCGCCGCGCCGGGCTGGAACGGCGTCCTGTGGTCCGCCCTCGACGAGGCGGCGGCGGACGCGGCGATCGCCGAGCAGATCGCCCACTACACCGGGCTCGGCCTCGACTTCGAGTGGAAGCTGTACGGCCACGACCGGCCGGCGGACCTCGGGCAGCGGCTGCGCGCGGCCGGGTTCACGCCCGAGCCCGCGGAGACGCTGATGATCGGCGAGATCGGCGAGCTTGCTCTCGACGCCGAACCACCGCGGGGCGTCCGCGTGGAGCCGGTCACCGACCCGGCCGGCGTCGACCTCGTGGCCGACGTCCACGAGAAGGCGTTCGGCGCGGACAGCTCCTGGCTGCGCGACCAGCTTCTCGCCCGGCTCTCCGCCGACCCGGACACCGTCGTCGCCGTCGTGGCGATGGCGGGGCGCGAGCCGGTGAGCGCGGCCCGCATGGAACTCGTGCCCGGCACGCGGTTCGCCGGTCTGTGGGGCGGCGGCACCGTCGAGAGCTGGCGCGGCCGCGGCATCTACCGCACCCTGGTGGCCCACCGCGCCCGAGCCGCCGCGGCACGCGGCTACCGCTACCTCCAGGTCGACGCCTCCAGCGAGAGCCGCCCCATCCTGGAACGTCTGGGCTTCACCCCGCTGACCACGACGACGCCGTACGTGTACACGCCGTAG
- a CDS encoding NAD-dependent epimerase/dehydratase family protein, translating into MTTIQKNQSILLAGASGVLGRHVTRALTEAGHKVTGLGRSAGNGIRADLMDRDALMRAVDGHHFDTVIHAATALRKPPMRDRDMFATDALRTEGTAHLVEAARVTGARRFVVESMVFGYGYGDHGDRPVTEEDPFGPRGRTPQLERHIAAMRTKERLAFESEALEGVALRFGLFYGPGGTDALLPMLRRRQLPVPADRGRVLPWVELTDAARAVVAAVERGRSGQAYNIADRTPLGLRAHVEIVAGVFGLPKPMTVPLWLVKPMSYMHTVMSSRLVVSCAQAERELGWTPLYPSSREGLAAMRSAGL; encoded by the coding sequence ATGACGACGATCCAGAAGAACCAGAGCATCCTCCTCGCCGGCGCGAGCGGCGTCCTCGGCCGGCATGTCACCCGCGCTCTGACCGAGGCGGGCCACAAGGTCACCGGACTCGGCCGGAGCGCGGGCAACGGCATCCGCGCCGACCTCATGGACCGCGACGCGCTGATGCGCGCCGTCGACGGGCACCACTTCGACACCGTGATCCACGCCGCGACCGCCCTGCGCAAACCCCCCATGCGCGACCGCGACATGTTCGCCACCGACGCGCTGCGCACCGAGGGCACGGCCCACCTCGTCGAAGCCGCCCGCGTCACCGGTGCCCGCCGCTTCGTCGTGGAGTCGATGGTCTTCGGCTACGGCTACGGGGACCACGGCGACCGTCCGGTCACCGAGGAGGATCCCTTCGGTCCGCGCGGCAGAACCCCGCAGCTGGAGCGGCACATCGCTGCCATGCGGACCAAGGAGCGGCTCGCCTTCGAGTCCGAGGCGCTGGAGGGCGTCGCGCTCCGCTTCGGCCTGTTCTACGGCCCGGGCGGCACCGACGCCCTGCTGCCCATGCTGCGCAGGCGGCAACTGCCCGTGCCCGCCGACCGCGGCCGGGTGCTGCCGTGGGTGGAGCTCACCGACGCGGCCCGCGCGGTGGTCGCCGCCGTGGAACGCGGCCGATCCGGGCAGGCGTACAACATCGCCGACCGCACCCCGCTCGGCCTCCGCGCCCACGTGGAGATCGTGGCCGGGGTGTTCGGACTGCCGAAGCCCATGACCGTGCCGCTGTGGCTGGTGAAGCCCATGTCGTACATGCACACGGTGATGTCGTCGCGGCTGGTGGTGTCCTGCGCCCAGGCGGAACGCGAGCTGGGCTGGACGCCGCTGTACCCGTCCAGCCGTGAGGGGCTCGCCGCCATGCGGTCGGCGGGCCTGTGA
- a CDS encoding SPW repeat protein produces MANVSPTRGDITSHPDASEMRDRYARVLGGRDVALVDGPVFLLGLYCAASPWIVHYTTSQPPLVTHNLIMGIAIGLLALGFTRAPERMYGLSWAMCALGVWMIISPWVVGESPDAGVVWNNIIIGALAVILGLVCAGTAAKASTRP; encoded by the coding sequence ATGGCCAACGTCTCGCCCACCAGAGGTGACATCACCAGCCACCCTGATGCCTCCGAGATGCGGGATCGGTACGCCCGCGTGCTCGGTGGCCGCGATGTGGCGCTCGTGGACGGACCGGTGTTCCTGCTCGGTCTGTACTGCGCGGCCTCTCCGTGGATAGTCCACTACACGACCAGCCAGCCGCCGCTCGTGACACACAACCTGATCATGGGCATCGCGATCGGCCTGCTGGCGCTCGGGTTCACTCGCGCTCCGGAGCGTATGTACGGCCTGAGCTGGGCCATGTGCGCACTCGGGGTGTGGATGATCATCTCGCCGTGGGTCGTCGGCGAAAGCCCGGACGCCGGCGTCGTGTGGAACAACATCATCATCGGTGCACTGGCCGTGATTCTGGGTCTGGTGTGCGCCGGCACGGCGGCGAAGGCCTCCACGAGGCCGTAG
- a CDS encoding putative leader peptide codes for MRLDLTRRRHVDLARVSSASCRAAA; via the coding sequence ATGCGACTGGACCTCACGCGGCGACGCCACGTCGACCTCGCACGCGTCTCCAGCGCTTCCTGTCGCGCCGCAGCCTGA
- the ssuE gene encoding NADPH-dependent FMN reductase: MATVLSVSGSPSASSRTSRLLRHLDERLAAQGHDVIPLDVRTIPAEALLGADFRHPTIVEATDLFARADGVVVGTPVYKASYSGVLKALLDLLPQYALTGKTVLPLATGGSIAHVLAIDYALRPVLTAMGAAHIVQGWFTLDQDLIAHDDGSLTVAPAAAEALTQVVDQFSAALGRTPLLAVAG; this comes from the coding sequence ATGGCCACCGTCCTGTCCGTCTCCGGCAGCCCCTCCGCCTCCTCCCGCACCAGCCGACTGCTGCGCCACCTGGACGAGCGGCTGGCCGCACAGGGCCATGACGTGATCCCGCTCGACGTCCGCACCATCCCCGCCGAGGCCCTGCTCGGCGCGGACTTCCGGCACCCCACGATCGTCGAGGCCACCGACCTGTTCGCACGCGCCGACGGCGTCGTCGTCGGCACCCCCGTCTACAAGGCGTCCTACTCCGGTGTCCTCAAGGCGCTGCTGGACCTGCTCCCGCAGTACGCGCTCACCGGCAAGACCGTGCTGCCGCTCGCCACCGGCGGCAGCATCGCCCATGTCCTGGCCATCGACTACGCCCTGCGCCCGGTGCTCACCGCCATGGGCGCGGCCCACATAGTGCAGGGCTGGTTCACCCTCGACCAGGACCTCATCGCGCACGACGACGGGTCCCTGACCGTCGCGCCGGCCGCCGCCGAGGCACTCACCCAGGTGGTCGACCAGTTCTCCGCCGCGCTCGGCCGCACCCCGCTGCTGGCCGTGGCGGGCTGA
- a CDS encoding LLM class flavin-dependent oxidoreductase, translating into MSLTFHWFLPTNGDSRHVVGGGHGTPATVSGRDRPPTVAYLSQIARAAEEVGFAGALTPTGAWCEDAWLTTAMVSQHTERLKFLVAFRPGLISPTLAAQMASTFQRQTGGRLLLNVVTGGENQEQRAFGDFLDKDSRYRRTGEFLTVVRELWQGGTVDLNGEHLRVQDATLARLPDPVPQVYFGGSSPIAAEIAARHADVYLTWGEPPAQVAEKLDRIRSPAAAEGRTLRFGIRLHVITRDTAEQAWAEADRLLDGFDPQAVASVQAGLARSESEGQRRMLALHGGRRDHLEIHPNLWAGIGLVRGGAGTALVGSHDEVAERIKEYHALGIEEFILSGYPHLEEAYWFGEGVLPRLAAQGLWQHPANKGAAPTTPAGPAVLSPFAS; encoded by the coding sequence GTGTCCCTCACCTTCCACTGGTTCCTGCCCACCAACGGCGACAGCCGCCATGTCGTCGGCGGCGGCCACGGCACCCCGGCCACCGTGTCCGGCCGGGACCGGCCGCCGACGGTCGCCTACCTGAGCCAGATCGCCCGCGCCGCCGAGGAGGTGGGCTTCGCCGGGGCCCTCACACCCACCGGCGCCTGGTGCGAGGACGCGTGGCTCACCACCGCGATGGTCAGCCAGCACACCGAACGCCTGAAGTTCCTCGTCGCCTTCCGGCCCGGGCTGATCTCGCCCACCCTCGCCGCGCAGATGGCCTCCACCTTCCAGCGGCAGACCGGCGGACGGTTGCTGCTCAACGTCGTCACCGGTGGCGAGAACCAGGAACAGCGTGCCTTCGGCGACTTCCTCGACAAGGACAGCCGGTACCGCCGGACCGGCGAATTCCTGACCGTGGTAAGGGAGTTGTGGCAGGGCGGGACCGTCGACCTGAACGGTGAGCACCTCCGGGTGCAGGACGCGACGCTCGCCCGCCTGCCCGATCCCGTTCCCCAGGTGTACTTCGGCGGCTCCTCGCCCATCGCCGCCGAGATCGCCGCCCGGCACGCCGACGTCTACCTCACATGGGGCGAGCCGCCCGCCCAGGTCGCCGAGAAGCTCGACCGGATCCGCTCGCCGGCCGCCGCCGAGGGCCGTACCCTCCGCTTCGGCATCCGGCTGCACGTCATCACCCGCGACACCGCCGAGCAGGCCTGGGCCGAGGCGGACCGGCTGCTGGACGGATTCGACCCGCAGGCCGTGGCGTCGGTGCAGGCCGGGCTCGCCCGCAGCGAGTCCGAGGGCCAGCGGCGCATGCTCGCCCTGCACGGCGGCCGGCGCGACCACCTGGAGATCCACCCCAACCTGTGGGCCGGCATCGGCCTGGTGCGCGGTGGCGCGGGCACCGCCCTGGTCGGCAGCCACGACGAGGTCGCCGAGCGGATCAAGGAGTACCACGCCCTCGGTATCGAGGAGTTCATCCTCTCCGGCTACCCCCACCTGGAGGAGGCGTACTGGTTCGGCGAGGGCGTGCTGCCGCGCCTCGCCGCACAGGGCCTGTGGCAGCACCCCGCGAACAAGGGCGCCGCACCCACGACGCCGGCCGGACCCGCCGTGCTCTCGCCGTTCGCGAGCTAG
- a CDS encoding serine hydrolase domain-containing protein, translating into MKQRASRTVSFGLAVALAAGTAALAPSAHAAQSQRDHEATRTALRDLVDKGGLPGVAAKGLDGKGSWFAAVGHADTGTGRERSPGDHFRGASVTKTFVATVLLQLEAEGRLSLDDTVERWLPGLVQGNGYDGDKITVRQLLNHTSGIANHTDDPAFVHDAAGPGFPEHRYDTHRPEDLVAIALKYPPLPDPETTPVYSNTNFVIAGMVVEKATGRSYAQEITRRVIRPLKLRGTSFPGTSPHMPKPHPVGYSRLHQDAPDAPIHDATEQNMTWLGAAGDVISTSGDLNRFQRALLEGELLPPKQMKEMLDEVPAGGGLGYGLGVEFAQLSCGVKVVGKSGRTNGSLSAMVGTQDGKHQLTFNINGDWLPDPSLYVNVIEAEFCGKVPSRTDKPSALPQLG; encoded by the coding sequence ATGAAGCAGCGGGCTTCACGCACCGTCTCATTCGGCCTGGCCGTGGCGTTAGCCGCCGGAACGGCGGCACTCGCCCCGTCCGCACACGCGGCACAGTCGCAGCGCGACCACGAGGCGACCCGCACCGCACTGCGTGATCTGGTCGACAAGGGCGGACTGCCCGGAGTGGCCGCCAAGGGCCTTGACGGCAAGGGGAGTTGGTTCGCGGCGGTCGGTCACGCCGACACCGGCACGGGCCGCGAGCGTTCCCCCGGCGACCACTTCCGCGGGGCCAGCGTCACCAAGACGTTCGTCGCGACCGTCCTGCTCCAGCTGGAGGCCGAAGGCAGACTGAGCCTGGACGACACGGTCGAGCGATGGCTGCCGGGCCTGGTGCAGGGCAACGGCTACGACGGCGACAAGATCACTGTGCGGCAGCTCCTCAACCACACCAGCGGCATCGCCAACCACACCGACGACCCCGCGTTCGTCCACGACGCCGCCGGTCCCGGCTTTCCGGAGCACCGGTACGACACGCACAGGCCCGAGGACCTCGTGGCGATCGCCCTGAAGTACCCGCCGCTGCCCGACCCGGAGACGACGCCGGTGTACTCGAACACCAACTTCGTCATCGCCGGGATGGTCGTCGAGAAGGCGACGGGCCGCTCGTACGCGCAGGAGATCACCCGCCGTGTCATCCGGCCGCTGAAGCTGCGCGGCACGTCGTTCCCCGGCACCTCACCCCACATGCCGAAACCCCACCCCGTCGGCTACTCCCGGCTGCACCAGGACGCCCCGGACGCCCCGATCCATGACGCCACCGAACAGAACATGACCTGGCTGGGCGCGGCCGGCGACGTCATCTCCACCAGCGGCGATCTCAACCGCTTCCAACGGGCCCTGCTCGAGGGTGAGTTGCTCCCCCCGAAGCAGATGAAGGAGATGCTCGACGAGGTCCCGGCGGGGGGTGGGCTCGGGTACGGGCTCGGAGTCGAGTTCGCGCAGCTGTCCTGCGGCGTGAAGGTCGTGGGCAAGAGCGGCCGTACGAACGGCTCCCTGTCCGCGATGGTCGGCACACAGGATGGGAAGCACCAGCTGACGTTCAATATCAACGGTGACTGGCTTCCCGACCCGTCGCTCTACGTCAACGTGATCGAAGCGGAGTTCTGCGGCAAGGTCCCGTCCCGCACGGACAAACCGTCGGCGCTGCCGCAGCTCGGCTAA